The Streptomyces achromogenes genome window below encodes:
- a CDS encoding lysophospholipid acyltransferase family protein encodes MFSRAVIALTPLFGRLTVTSEIKLRLPAGSIFVANHDSLADPAVVMAALRRFELDPVVMATAGLWRVPLLGRALTREGHIPVHRRTTHAALALDAAAEALAGGRHVLLYGEGGLPRRRDAAATAPEPFRTGLARLAQTTGALVVPVGHAGARRIASGSAAKQLAGTLTAPVRRPHCHVHLGAPLRLPAETERGTTAARLAVTTAWRTAARAVGEHPR; translated from the coding sequence GTGTTCAGCCGTGCTGTCATCGCCCTGACGCCGCTCTTCGGGCGGCTCACCGTCACCAGTGAGATCAAGCTGCGGCTGCCCGCGGGCAGCATCTTCGTGGCCAACCACGACTCCCTGGCCGACCCCGCCGTCGTCATGGCCGCCCTGCGGCGGTTCGAGCTGGACCCGGTGGTCATGGCTACCGCGGGGCTGTGGCGCGTACCGCTGCTCGGCCGGGCGCTGACCCGGGAGGGGCACATCCCGGTCCACCGCCGCACGACGCACGCGGCGCTGGCCCTCGACGCCGCCGCCGAGGCGCTGGCCGGCGGACGGCACGTGCTGCTGTACGGCGAGGGCGGGCTGCCGCGCCGCAGGGACGCCGCGGCGACCGCGCCCGAACCGTTCCGCACCGGGCTGGCCCGCCTGGCGCAGACGACCGGCGCCCTGGTGGTGCCGGTGGGGCACGCGGGCGCCCGGCGCATCGCCTCCGGCTCGGCGGCGAAGCAACTGGCGGGCACGTTGACGGCGCCGGTTCGGCGCCCGCACTGCCACGTCCACCTGGGCGCGCCGCTGCGCCTGCCGGCGGAGACGGAGCGCGGGACGACGGCCGCCCGGCTGGCGGTCACCACGGCCTGGCGTACGGCGGCCCGGGCCGTGGGCGAGCACCCGAGGTGA
- a CDS encoding PP2C family protein-serine/threonine phosphatase: MSRKRTTDDGDELLARLGSLTAQARERAEQQRSRVELALALQRGMLPRDLPAGPGFRLAVQYAPACHGLNVGGDWYDAFAMPDGRVGLSIGDVQGHNIEATAFMGQVRAGLRALASVTGEPGELLARTNDLLLSLGSDLFATCTFMRLDPATGVLESARAGHIPCVWATADGKSGVADDEGGPPLGVQEGSDYPVTRYRLTKGGVFVLLTDGVVEGPRLSVEEGLDQVVRLAGIAAVAQMEAGALAAAVIKGAERVGHEDDAAVLVVGHDGLVAPEVHGVQP, encoded by the coding sequence ATGTCCCGCAAGCGCACCACGGACGACGGCGACGAGCTGCTGGCCAGACTCGGTTCGCTGACCGCCCAGGCGCGTGAGCGCGCGGAGCAGCAGCGCTCCCGTGTCGAGCTGGCCCTCGCCCTGCAGCGCGGCATGCTGCCCCGCGACCTGCCCGCCGGGCCGGGATTCCGGCTGGCCGTGCAGTACGCGCCGGCCTGCCACGGGCTCAACGTGGGCGGCGACTGGTACGACGCCTTCGCCATGCCGGACGGGCGTGTCGGCCTGTCCATCGGCGACGTCCAGGGCCACAACATAGAGGCGACCGCCTTCATGGGCCAGGTCCGGGCCGGACTGCGCGCCCTGGCCTCCGTGACCGGGGAGCCGGGCGAGCTGCTCGCCCGCACCAACGACCTGCTCCTCTCCCTCGGCAGCGATCTCTTCGCCACCTGCACGTTCATGCGGCTCGATCCCGCCACCGGAGTGCTCGAGAGCGCCAGGGCGGGCCACATCCCGTGCGTGTGGGCCACCGCGGACGGCAAGTCCGGCGTCGCCGACGACGAGGGCGGGCCGCCGCTGGGGGTGCAGGAGGGCTCGGACTACCCCGTCACCCGTTACCGGCTGACCAAGGGCGGAGTGTTCGTCCTGCTCACGGACGGTGTGGTCGAGGGGCCGAGACTGAGCGTCGAGGAGGGCCTCGACCAGGTCGTACGGCTCGCGGGCATAGCCGCCGTCGCGCAGATGGAGGCGGGCGCGCTCGCCGCCGCGGTGATCAAGGGCGCCGAGCGGGTCGGGCACGAGGACGACGCGGCGGTGCTGGTGGTGGGACACGACGGGCTGGTGGCGCCGGAAGTGCACGGCGTGCAGCCGTAG
- a CDS encoding LacI family DNA-binding transcriptional regulator translates to MAERTSAKGSRRPRATASMADVARLAGVSSQTVSRVSNGYAGVNEETRQQVLEAMKELGYRPNSAARALKRGEFRTIGVITFTLSTTGNVRTLEAIATSAAEEGYAVTLLPVAVPTSDEVRGAFSRLEELAVDAVIVIMEVHLLDAATVKLPPHVQVVVVDSDAGDHYTVVDTDQAGGTRTAVQHLLDLGHRTVWHLGGPEGSFAAQRRADAWRAALAEAGRPAPPLVRGDWSAESGYRAGLELAAREECTAVFAANDQMALGLLRALHEGGRRVPEDVSVIGFDDIPEASSFLPPLTTLHQDFAEVGRLCVQAVLRKMRPDGAEHGTTLVPTRLVHRQSTAPPPGVD, encoded by the coding sequence ATGGCCGAAAGAACATCGGCGAAGGGGTCGCGGCGGCCGCGGGCCACGGCCTCCATGGCGGATGTCGCGCGGCTCGCGGGGGTGTCCTCGCAGACGGTGTCCCGGGTCTCCAACGGGTACGCCGGGGTGAACGAGGAGACCCGGCAGCAGGTGCTCGAGGCCATGAAGGAACTCGGCTACCGGCCCAACAGCGCCGCCCGGGCCCTCAAGCGCGGCGAGTTCCGCACGATAGGCGTCATCACGTTCACGCTGTCCACCACCGGAAACGTGCGCACCCTGGAGGCGATCGCCACCTCGGCGGCGGAAGAGGGCTACGCGGTGACGCTGCTCCCGGTGGCCGTCCCCACCTCGGACGAGGTGCGCGGCGCGTTCTCCCGGCTGGAGGAACTGGCCGTCGACGCGGTGATCGTCATCATGGAGGTGCACCTGCTCGACGCGGCGACCGTCAAGCTCCCGCCGCACGTCCAGGTCGTCGTGGTGGACTCCGACGCCGGCGACCACTACACCGTCGTCGACACCGACCAGGCCGGCGGCACCCGTACCGCCGTCCAGCACCTGCTCGACCTCGGCCACCGCACCGTCTGGCACCTGGGCGGGCCCGAGGGCTCGTTCGCCGCGCAACGCCGCGCGGACGCGTGGCGCGCCGCTCTCGCCGAGGCGGGCCGTCCGGCCCCGCCCCTGGTCCGCGGCGACTGGTCGGCGGAGTCCGGCTACCGGGCCGGCCTCGAACTCGCGGCCCGCGAGGAGTGCACGGCCGTCTTCGCGGCCAACGACCAGATGGCCCTGGGTCTGCTCCGCGCCCTGCACGAGGGCGGCCGCCGGGTGCCCGAGGACGTCAGCGTCATCGGCTTCGACGACATCCCCGAGGCGAGCTCCTTCCTGCCCCCGCTCACCACCCTGCACCAGGACTTCGCCGAGGTGGGCCGGCTCTGCGTCCAGGCCGTGCTGCGCAAGATGCGCCCGGACGGCGCCGAACACGGGACCACGCTGGTTCCGACGCGGCTCGTCCATCGGCAGAGCACGGCCCCGCCGCCCGGGGTGGACTGA
- the pgm gene encoding phosphoglucomutase (alpha-D-glucose-1,6-bisphosphate-dependent), with protein sequence MQHERAGQAAGPEDLVDVARLVTAYYALHPDPADPAQRVTFGTSGHRGSSLNTAFNEDHIAATSQAICEYRAAQGTDGPLFLGADSHALSEPARVTALEVFAACGVTVLIDSADGYTPTPAVSHAILTHNRGRTAGLADGVVVTPSHNPPADGGFKYNPPSGGPAGSDATSWIQDRANEIIASGLKDVRRVTQVRALAAPTTQRYDFLGTYVADLPGVLDLDAIRAAGVRIGADPLGGASVAYWGRIAEQHRLDLTVVNPLTDPTWRFMTLDWDGKIRMDCSSPYAMASLIGRRDRFDIATGNDADADRHGIVTPDAGLMNPNHYLAAAIAYLYAHRGQWPASAGVGKTLVSSSMIDRVAGDLGRRLVEVPVGFKWFVDGLVDGSLGFGGEESAGASFLRRDGSVWTTDKDGIILALLASEITAVTGKTPSEHYAALTDRFGAPAYARVDAPATREEKALLARLSPAQVTADTLAGEAVTGVLTEAPGNGASIGGIKVTTENAWFAARPSGTEDVYKIYAESFLGPDHLRRVQDEAKDVVDAALGG encoded by the coding sequence ATGCAGCACGAGCGAGCGGGCCAGGCGGCCGGCCCCGAGGATCTCGTCGACGTCGCCCGGCTGGTCACCGCGTACTACGCGCTGCACCCCGACCCGGCCGACCCGGCGCAGCGCGTGACGTTCGGCACCTCCGGACACCGCGGATCGTCGCTGAACACCGCGTTCAACGAGGACCACATCGCGGCCACCAGCCAGGCCATCTGCGAGTACCGGGCCGCGCAGGGCACCGACGGCCCCCTCTTCCTCGGCGCCGACAGCCACGCCCTGTCCGAGCCGGCCCGGGTCACCGCCCTCGAGGTGTTCGCGGCCTGCGGCGTCACCGTGCTCATCGACAGCGCCGACGGCTACACGCCCACGCCCGCCGTCTCGCACGCGATCCTGACCCACAACCGCGGGCGCACCGCCGGCCTCGCCGACGGCGTGGTGGTCACCCCCTCGCACAACCCGCCCGCCGACGGCGGCTTCAAGTACAACCCGCCGAGCGGCGGGCCGGCGGGCTCCGACGCCACCTCCTGGATCCAGGACCGGGCCAACGAGATCATCGCGTCCGGTCTGAAGGACGTCCGGCGCGTCACGCAGGTCCGGGCCCTCGCCGCACCCACGACGCAGCGGTACGACTTCCTCGGCACGTACGTCGCCGACCTGCCCGGCGTCCTCGACCTGGACGCGATCCGCGCCGCCGGCGTGCGCATCGGCGCCGACCCGCTGGGCGGGGCGTCGGTCGCCTACTGGGGCAGGATCGCCGAGCAGCACCGCCTCGACCTGACCGTGGTCAACCCGCTGACCGATCCCACCTGGCGATTCATGACGCTGGACTGGGACGGCAAGATCCGCATGGACTGCTCGTCGCCGTACGCGATGGCCTCCCTGATCGGCCGGCGCGACCGGTTCGACATCGCCACGGGCAACGACGCCGACGCCGACCGGCACGGCATCGTCACCCCCGACGCGGGCCTGATGAACCCCAACCACTATCTGGCCGCGGCCATCGCCTACCTCTACGCGCACCGCGGGCAGTGGCCCGCGAGCGCGGGCGTCGGCAAGACGCTGGTGTCGTCCTCCATGATCGACCGCGTCGCCGGCGATCTCGGACGCCGGCTGGTCGAGGTGCCCGTCGGCTTCAAGTGGTTCGTGGACGGCCTGGTGGACGGCTCGCTCGGCTTCGGCGGCGAGGAGTCCGCGGGCGCCTCCTTCCTGCGCCGCGACGGCTCCGTCTGGACGACCGACAAGGACGGCATCATCCTCGCGCTGCTGGCCTCCGAGATCACCGCGGTCACCGGGAAGACCCCCTCCGAGCACTACGCCGCGCTCACCGACCGCTTCGGCGCTCCCGCCTACGCCCGCGTCGACGCCCCGGCCACCCGGGAGGAGAAGGCGCTGCTGGCACGGCTGTCGCCCGCGCAGGTCACCGCCGACACCCTGGCCGGCGAGGCGGTCACCGGCGTGCTCACCGAGGCGCCCGGCAACGGCGCGTCCATCGGCGGCATCAAGGTGACCACCGAGAACGCCTGGTTCGCGGCCCGCCCGTCGGGCACCGAGGACGTATACAAGATCTACGCCGAGTCCTTCCTCGGCCCCGACCACCTGCGCCGGGTCCAGGACGAGGCCAAGGACGTCGTCGACGCGGCGCTGGGCGGCTGA
- a CDS encoding WGR domain-containing protein: MSTGSSTLSTTYLELSQDDGSAHKFYEVTVDGTAVTVRYGRIGATGQVQTTAFPTVEKARAAAAKKVGEKVRKGYAPAVAGQRAPRAVTRRQVASAPSTARAVAPVLWRFRTGSSAFGIHVDDDHCWVGNQAGDVYTLDHEGGVLARFNLPDGVKCLVADDFWIYAGCDDGKVYDLSSKLPFAAYDITADVDIFWLDIHEGVLNVSDRGGRLTVIDHEDEHQWVRRSQGEHAWMVRADDRSVYHGHLRGVTAYAPDGGGELWHTPTRGGVLFGWQEDDAVYAGTAHRVVQRLSKATGAIEATYGCDGAVYSCATSPGGRFVFAGDASSSVYCFDRDGTRLWKLGTGGGSALSMQYHDERLYLVTTDGSLVCVDASETAVSAAQEGTVPVARDVKLAAVLPTYAPATAVSAVATVAQAPAGAVVVECVREGGRVRVHVVSDGYDTSWNVQFPREIREPGARYVVDALHSAAGGFYRVRGDIRRLL; encoded by the coding sequence ATGTCTACCGGGTCCAGCACGCTGTCCACGACGTATCTGGAGCTGTCGCAGGACGACGGGAGCGCGCACAAGTTCTACGAAGTCACCGTCGACGGCACGGCGGTGACGGTGCGGTACGGGCGGATCGGCGCCACCGGCCAGGTCCAGACGACCGCGTTCCCGACCGTCGAGAAGGCGCGCGCCGCCGCCGCGAAGAAGGTCGGGGAGAAGGTCCGCAAGGGCTATGCGCCGGCCGTCGCCGGGCAGCGCGCCCCCCGTGCGGTCACGCGCCGTCAGGTCGCGTCGGCGCCGTCCACGGCGCGTGCGGTGGCGCCGGTGCTGTGGCGGTTCCGCACCGGCTCCTCCGCCTTCGGCATCCATGTCGACGACGACCACTGCTGGGTCGGCAACCAGGCGGGCGACGTCTACACCCTGGACCACGAAGGCGGCGTCCTCGCCCGGTTCAACCTGCCGGACGGCGTGAAGTGCCTGGTCGCCGACGACTTCTGGATCTACGCCGGCTGCGACGACGGCAAGGTGTACGACCTGTCCTCGAAGCTGCCGTTCGCGGCCTACGACATCACCGCCGACGTCGACATCTTCTGGCTGGACATCCACGAGGGCGTGCTGAACGTCTCCGACCGAGGCGGCCGGCTCACCGTCATCGACCACGAGGACGAGCACCAGTGGGTCCGCCGCAGCCAGGGCGAGCACGCGTGGATGGTCCGCGCCGACGACCGCAGCGTCTACCACGGCCACCTCCGGGGCGTCACCGCCTACGCGCCCGACGGCGGCGGCGAGCTCTGGCACACGCCCACCCGGGGCGGCGTCCTCTTCGGCTGGCAGGAGGACGACGCCGTGTACGCGGGCACCGCGCACCGGGTGGTCCAGCGGCTGTCGAAGGCGACCGGCGCGATCGAGGCCACGTACGGCTGCGACGGCGCGGTGTACTCCTGCGCCACCTCGCCGGGCGGCCGGTTCGTGTTCGCGGGTGACGCGTCGTCGTCCGTCTACTGCTTCGACCGGGACGGCACCCGCCTGTGGAAGCTCGGCACCGGCGGCGGCTCGGCCCTGTCGATGCAGTACCACGACGAACGGCTGTACCTGGTGACCACGGACGGCTCGCTGGTCTGTGTGGACGCGAGCGAGACGGCCGTCTCCGCGGCGCAGGAGGGCACCGTGCCGGTGGCGCGGGACGTGAAGCTCGCCGCGGTGCTGCCGACCTACGCCCCGGCCACCGCGGTGAGCGCGGTGGCGACGGTCGCCCAGGCGCCCGCCGGCGCCGTCGTCGTCGAGTGCGTCCGGGAAGGCGGCCGGGTCCGGGTGCACGTGGTCTCCGACGGCTACGACACGTCGTGGAACGTGCAGTTCCCTCGCGAGATACGCGAGCCCGGGGCGCGGTACGTGGTGGACGCCCTGCACTCGGCGGCCGGCGGCTTCTACCGGGTCCGCGGCGACATCCGCCGCCTGCTGTGA
- a CDS encoding SAM-dependent methyltransferase has product MTDHVTTPGPAAPPKIDTTVPHSARIWNYWLGGKDNYPVDEQAGDAYTAVFPGIVTIARSSRAFLRRNITFLVAEAGIRQFLDVGTGLPTAENTHEVAQGLAPETRIVYVDNDPLVLAHARALLTSTPEGATAYVDADVLDPERILAAAAETLDFTRPTALILSNILGHVADYDEARSVVTRLMAALPSGSYLSVNDGSRGVDPVFEQAQDAYNESGAVPYNLRTVDEITAYFDGLELLEPGVVSVPLWRPEATSPAPAVIGEHGGLARKP; this is encoded by the coding sequence ATGACCGACCATGTCACCACGCCCGGACCGGCGGCCCCTCCGAAGATCGACACGACGGTGCCGCACTCGGCCCGCATCTGGAACTACTGGCTGGGCGGGAAGGACAACTACCCCGTCGACGAGCAGGCCGGCGACGCGTACACCGCCGTCTTCCCCGGCATCGTCACCATCGCCCGCAGCAGCCGCGCCTTCCTGCGCCGCAACATCACCTTCCTCGTCGCCGAGGCCGGCATACGGCAGTTCCTCGACGTGGGGACCGGCCTGCCGACCGCCGAGAACACCCACGAGGTCGCCCAGGGCCTGGCTCCCGAGACGCGGATCGTCTACGTCGACAACGACCCGCTGGTACTCGCCCACGCCCGCGCCCTGCTCACCTCCACCCCGGAGGGCGCGACCGCCTACGTCGACGCCGATGTGCTGGACCCCGAGCGCATCCTGGCGGCGGCCGCCGAGACGCTGGACTTCACCCGCCCCACGGCTCTCATCCTCAGCAACATCCTGGGCCATGTCGCCGACTACGACGAGGCCCGCTCCGTCGTCACCCGGCTGATGGCCGCACTGCCCTCCGGGAGCTACCTGTCCGTCAACGATGGTTCGCGGGGCGTGGACCCGGTCTTCGAGCAGGCCCAGGACGCCTACAACGAGAGCGGCGCGGTCCCGTACAACCTGCGCACGGTCGACGAGATCACCGCGTACTTCGACGGCCTGGAGCTGCTGGAGCCCGGAGTCGTCTCGGTCCCGCTGTGGCGTCCGGAGGCCACCTCGCCGGCCCCGGCCGTGATCGGCGAGCACGGCGGCCTCGCCCGCAAGCCGTAG
- a CDS encoding MASE1 domain-containing protein: MAAVVGFEVLRRPAGLVVATPAVALCYYAAGRLGLLRELVVEGAVFTPIWPPTGVAVACLLLFGLRCAPGIALGALLVIMSLTSLRPVVIGNLVGNTAAPVCAYLLLRRVGFRNDLARLRDGLALVFLGALTAMLVSATVGVGLLLLTDRLGAHSFWPVWLAWWVGDAMGVLLVTPVLLMLFAVRLPLDLSRWKEATGLALCACVLVPAATRSSVSLLFLVYPLLIWAALRFQLAGSMLCALFTSVLATVAATDAVGPFEGLTRIEVMIKLQAFNGTMALTALLLSAVIAEQRNTRRSVERACQELVEVLEHLTAGEAPPGRPPKDPED; the protein is encoded by the coding sequence ATGGCTGCTGTGGTGGGTTTCGAGGTTCTGCGCAGGCCGGCCGGCCTCGTCGTTGCGACGCCGGCCGTCGCCCTCTGCTACTACGCGGCGGGGCGACTGGGCCTCCTGCGGGAGCTCGTCGTCGAGGGCGCCGTGTTCACCCCCATCTGGCCGCCCACCGGCGTCGCGGTGGCCTGTCTGCTGCTCTTCGGGCTCCGCTGCGCGCCGGGCATCGCCCTCGGGGCGCTGCTCGTCATCATGTCCCTGACGTCCCTGCGCCCCGTGGTGATCGGCAACCTGGTGGGCAACACCGCCGCCCCGGTCTGCGCGTACCTCCTGCTGCGCAGAGTGGGCTTCCGCAACGATCTGGCCCGACTGCGCGACGGCCTCGCACTGGTGTTCCTGGGGGCGCTCACCGCGATGCTGGTGAGCGCGACCGTGGGCGTCGGGCTGCTGCTGCTCACCGACCGCCTCGGCGCGCACAGTTTCTGGCCCGTCTGGCTCGCCTGGTGGGTCGGCGACGCGATGGGCGTACTGCTCGTCACCCCCGTGCTGCTCATGCTGTTCGCGGTACGCCTGCCCCTGGACCTGTCGCGCTGGAAGGAGGCCACGGGACTGGCGCTCTGCGCCTGCGTCCTGGTCCCGGCGGCCACGCGGAGTTCCGTCAGCCTCCTGTTCCTGGTCTACCCGCTGCTGATCTGGGCGGCGCTGCGCTTCCAGCTCGCCGGCAGCATGCTGTGCGCCCTGTTCACCTCGGTGCTGGCCACCGTCGCCGCGACGGACGCCGTCGGGCCCTTCGAGGGGCTGACCCGGATCGAGGTGATGATCAAACTCCAGGCCTTCAACGGGACGATGGCCTTGACCGCCCTGCTCCTCTCCGCGGTGATCGCCGAGCAGCGCAACACCCGCCGCTCCGTGGAACGCGCCTGTCAGGAACTGGTCGAGGTCCTGGAACACCTCACCGCGGGCGAGGCCCCGCCCGGCCGCCCGCCGAAGGATCCCGAGGACTGA
- a CDS encoding carbohydrate ABC transporter permease, whose translation MTTLQPPVAAEPRPAPPPAKRDRRSWTGWGFLGPFVAVFALVFLAPIVYSIYLSLFRNQLIGGNQFVGLDNYTRALQDDAFWGAVGRVALFLAVQVPLMLGIALLVALALDSGRLYGKSFFRITIFLPYAVPAVVATLMWGFMYGTKYGLVGDINSAFGVTLPDLLSPGWVLASIGNIVTWEFVGYNMLIFYSALRVVPTSLYEAAEIDGAGQWRIIRSIKLPAIRGAIVIATIFSIIGSFQLFNEPSILRPLALNSITTDFTPNFYTYSLSFNGQQHNYSATVAIIMGVITMIVAYAVQLRGMRKEA comes from the coding sequence ATGACGACGCTGCAACCGCCGGTGGCCGCCGAGCCGCGGCCGGCACCGCCTCCGGCGAAACGGGACCGCCGCTCCTGGACCGGGTGGGGTTTCCTCGGTCCGTTCGTGGCCGTGTTCGCGCTGGTCTTCCTGGCCCCGATCGTGTACTCGATCTACCTCAGCCTCTTCCGGAACCAGCTCATCGGCGGAAACCAGTTCGTCGGCCTGGACAACTACACCCGGGCCCTGCAGGACGACGCCTTCTGGGGCGCCGTCGGCCGGGTGGCGCTCTTCCTGGCCGTCCAGGTGCCGCTCATGCTCGGCATCGCCCTGCTGGTGGCGCTGGCACTGGACAGCGGCCGCCTCTACGGCAAGAGCTTCTTCCGCATCACGATCTTCCTGCCGTACGCCGTGCCCGCCGTGGTCGCCACCCTGATGTGGGGCTTCATGTACGGCACCAAGTACGGCCTGGTGGGCGACATCAACTCCGCGTTCGGTGTCACGCTGCCCGACCTGCTCTCCCCCGGCTGGGTGCTCGCCTCCATCGGCAACATCGTGACCTGGGAGTTCGTCGGGTACAACATGCTGATCTTCTACTCGGCGCTGCGCGTCGTCCCGACCTCGCTGTACGAGGCGGCGGAGATCGACGGCGCGGGACAGTGGCGGATCATCCGCTCGATCAAGCTGCCCGCGATCCGGGGAGCGATCGTCATCGCCACGATCTTCTCGATCATCGGCAGCTTCCAGCTCTTCAACGAGCCGAGCATCCTGCGTCCGCTGGCACTGAACTCGATCACCACGGACTTCACGCCGAACTTCTACACGTACTCGCTGTCCTTCAACGGCCAGCAGCACAACTACTCCGCGACGGTGGCCATCATCATGGGCGTCATCACGATGATCGTCGCCTACGCCGTCCAGCTGCGCGGCATGCGCAAGGAAGCGTGA